In a genomic window of Oncorhynchus keta strain PuntledgeMale-10-30-2019 chromosome 28, Oket_V2, whole genome shotgun sequence:
- the zgc:113363 gene encoding myoD family inhibitor domain-containing protein yields MTDHNTTDDASHLLPNSIPSNPYHLPRVELSSGVPVSSSPKTSPKTLINGASPSPVCTPPSASLNQRGWSPPQSPQSPACDRHHGHPIKKQHLPSTTRSQNSLKADATQIKEIAGDDCCVHCVLACLFCDVLSLCSVLAQCLACGEGCEVLCCCGPGLLRRRMEEEEEEEWRKKKKIETFDRKTGEVALCSAS; encoded by the exons ATGACagatcacaacacaactgacgaCGCGTCACATCTCCTACCAAACAGTATACCATCAAACCCATACCATCTACCGAGAG TAGAGCTTTCCAGCGGGGTCCCTGTGTCGTCCAGTCCGAAAACTTCCCCCAAGACCCTGATCAACGGAGCCTCCCCCTCCCCCGTCTGTACCCCTCCATCTGCCTCTCTTAACCAGAGAGGATGGAGCCCTCCTCAGTCCCCTCAGTCCCCAGCCTGTGACAGACACCATGGGCACCCTATTAAAAAACAACACCTGCCTTCCACCACAAGGAGCCAGAACTCATTGAAAGCTGACGCCACTCAGATAAAGGAAATAGCTGGAGATG ACTGCTGTGTACACTGTGTCCTGGCCTGTCTGTTCTGTGATGTGCTGTCCCTGTGCTCGGTGCTGGCCCAGTGTCTGGCGTGCGGAGAGGGCTGTGAGGTGCTGTGTTGCTGTGGTCCTGGGCTACT AAGACGAAgaatggaggaagaggaagaagaagaatggaggaagaagaagaaaattGAAACATTTGACAGAAAGACAGGTGAAGTGGCTCTGTGTTCGGCCTCCTAA